In Apium graveolens cultivar Ventura chromosome 10, ASM990537v1, whole genome shotgun sequence, the following are encoded in one genomic region:
- the LOC141690470 gene encoding uncharacterized protein LOC141690470, with protein MKVSLSREPLALRVVQKGTFEFNDKEGKVNDSDDLKEAELLKYSFNRNARNSLMNGLCPSECDKVSSCKSAKEIWDTLELYHEGSKSLKKVKLSKLMKEFGNFKLRDEETIRESQARLQTNLNALKQLGKHIPQEEINMKIPSVVAITPTFGHF; from the coding sequence ATGAAAGTCTCCCTATCCAGGGAGCCACTAGCATTGAGAGTTGTTCAGAAGGGTACATTTGAGTTCAATGATAAAGAAGGTAAAGTAAATGATAGTGATGATCTCAAAGAGGCTGAACTACTTAAATACAGTTTCAATAGAAACGCTAGGAATTCTCTCATGAATGGGTTATGTCCTAGTGAATGTGATAAAGTCTCTTCATGCAAatcagctaaagagatatgggatactctggaaTTGTATCACGAAGGATCCAAGAGCTTAAAGAAGGTGAAATTGAGCAAACTAATGAAGgagtttggaaatttcaagcttcGAGATGAAGAAACTATTCGAGAAAGTCAAGCTAGACTCCAGACAAATCTGAATGCCTTAAAGCAACTTGGCAAACATATCCCTCAAGAGGAAATTAACATGAAGATACCTAGTGTTGTTGCAATAACCCCAACTTTTGGGCATTTTtga